The Pyrus communis chromosome 9, drPyrComm1.1, whole genome shotgun sequence genome has a segment encoding these proteins:
- the LOC137745348 gene encoding ubiquitin C-terminal hydrolase 13-like, producing the protein MVFGVVGVAQVEQTNAFEDPQKKKFTWTIENFTRLDNKNHYSDIFVVGGFKWRIIMFPKGNQVDALSMYLDAADSGTLPYGWRRFVHFSLAVVNQIDTKYSVEKDTRHQFNARESDWGFTSFMPLGDLYDPSRGYLVNDTVVVEAKVTACKVLNYQSYDSKKETGYVGLENQRQSGYMNSLLQTFYHIPYFRKAVHHMPTTENDMPSGSIPLALQRLFYKLQYSDSIVATKELTKSFGWDTHYLFMKHDVHEFNKFLSQKLEDKMKGTVVEGTIQQLFEGHYMNYTDCINVHYKSEGKESFYDLQLDVKGCRDVYDSFDKYVTVEHLEGDNKYRAEQYGLQVAKKGVLFIDFPPVLQLQLKRFEYDFVRDTVVKVNDRYEFPLQLDLDRENGMYLSPESDRSVRNLYTLHSVLVHIGGAHDGRYCAFIRPTLFDQWYKFDNERVTKEDVKRALEEQYGGEKELPQTNSRFNRTSFSLTKYSNAYMLVYIRDSDKEKIMCNMDEKDIAEHLRIRSKKGQEKKEVERCNAQAHLYTTIKVSRDKDLAEQIGSDVYFGLVDHNKVHRFRILNLTPFNLFKKEVANEFGIPVQFQRFWIWSMRKNHTYRPKRPLTSCEESQAVGRLRDGSNTIHNGELKLFLEVEFGPDLCLIAPPTKTKKDILVFFKLYEPEKRELRFVGRLFVKSCSRPEEILAKLNQLAGFSADEEIELYPELRSEPYIMWEQLDKKIPFRFSQIQDGDIICFQKSTPHGSEVCKHPNIPSFFRYLHYRQIVRFRLLEKPNEDDFSLELSKLHTYDDVVENLARQIGLENPTKIRLTAPNCLSQQPRPQPIKYQGAEHLTEMLTHYNQSSDILYYEVLGIPLPELEGLKTLKIAFHHATKDEVVIHTISFPKRKTVGYLINVLKTKVELSHPNVELRVLGILYHKIYKIFLHSEKIRNIHKQYRTLRVEEIPEEEKNLGQRDRLIHVYHFTKVTSKKHVQTFGEPFVLVIHEGECLAEVKTRIQKKLRVPDEEFSKWNFAFLSRGHPEYLQDSDIVFSRFQRSKSLPPWEQYLGLEHSDKAPKRAYAVTEASAAVPSKRRKKGRKGGQMPYPVPISTDVIPAITGTSQPQEPAGNAGKVGEIPAINLSLPTSEPGKAKERK; encoded by the exons atgGTATTTGGTGTGGTGGGAGTAGCTCAAGTGGAGCAGACTAATGCATTTGAGGATCCTCAAAAGAAGAAATTCACTTGGACAATTGAGAACTTTACTAGGTTGGACAACAAGAACCACTACTCTGACATCTTCGTTGTTGGCGGCTTTAAATG GCGGATAATCATGTTTCCCAAGGGAAACCAAGTGGACGCGTTATCAATGTATTTGGATGCGGCAGATTCTGGGACATTGCCATATGGGTGGAGAAGATTTGTGCACTTTAGCTTGGCTGTAGTTAATCAGATCGATACCAAGTACTCAGTAGAAAAGG ACACACGACACCAGTTCAATGCAAGAGAAAGTGACTGGGGATTCACTTCATTCATGCCTCTTGGTGATCTTTATGACCCGAGTAGGGGATATCTGGTGAATGATACAGTTGTGGTTGAAGCGAAAGTTACTGCCTGTAAGGTTCTTAATTATCAGTCATATGACTCGAAAAAGGAAACTGGTTATGTTGGGCTTGAGAATCAGCGGCAAAGTGGTTATATGAATTCTCTACTCCAGACGTTTTACCATATACCATACTTTAGAAAG GCTGTGCATCATATGCCAACAACTGAGAATGACATGCCTTCAGGAAGCATCCCTTTGGCACTACAACGTTTATTCTACAAGCTTCAATACAGTGACAGCATTGTTGCAACTAAAGAATTGACCAAGTCTTTTGGGTGGGATACACATTATTTGTTTATGAAACATGACGTACATGAATTTAATAAATTTCTTAGTCAAAAGCTTGAAGATAAAATGAAG GGAACTGTTGTGGAGGGTACAATACAGCAGTTATTTGAAGGACATTACATGAACTACACTGACTGCATCAATGTGCACTACAAATCTGAAGGAAAAGAGTCATTTTATG ACCTCCAGCTTGATGTAAAAGGCTGTCGGGATGTTTATGATTCTTTCGATAAGTATGTGACAGTTGAACATCTTGAGGGTGACAATAAATACCGTGCCGAACAATATGGTTTGCAG GTTGCTAAGAAGGGTGTCCTGTTTATTGACTTCCCTCCTGTTCTTCAACTTCAGCTAAAGCGATTTGAGTATGATTTTGTGCGGGACACTGTGGTTAAG GTAAATGATCGCTATGAATTTCCTCTTCAACTTGACCTTGATAGGGAGAATGGAATGTATCTATCACCTGAATCAGATAGGAGTGTCCGCAACCTCTACACTCTTCATAG TGTCTTGGTTCATATTGGTGGGGCGCATGATGGGCGTTACTGTGCTTTCATAAGGCCAACCCTCTTTGACCAGTG GTACAAGTTTGACAATGAACGTGTGACAAAAGAGGATGTGAAAAGGGCTTTAGAAGAGCAGTATGGTGGTGAGAAAGA GTTGCCACAGACCAATTCTCGCTTTAATCGTACTTCTTTCAGCCTTACAAAATACTCAAATGCATACATGCTTGTTTATATACGGGACAGTGATAAGGAGAAAATAATGTGTAACATGGACGAGAAAGACATAGCTGAACATCTAAGG ATAAGGTCGAAGAAgggacaagaaaagaaagaggtcGAAAGATGTAATGCACAAGCACACCTCTACACTACTATTAAG GTTTCTCGAGATAAGGACCTGGCAGAACAAATTGGAAGCGATGTATATTTTGGCCTTGTCGACCATAACAAAGTTCATAGGTTCCGTATTCTGAATCTAACACCCTTTAATCTTTTCAAG AAGGAGGTTGCAAATGAGTTTGGCATACCAGTGCAGTTTCAGCGTTTCTGGATTTGGTCCATGAGAAAAAACCATACATATCGCCCCAAACGACCATTGACAAGTTGTGAAGAATCACAAGCA GTTGGACGATTGAGAGATGGATCAAATACAATACACAATGGAGAGCTAAAGTTGTTTTTGGAAGTAGAGTTTGGGCCG GATCTGTGTCTTATTGCTCCGCCTAccaaaaccaagaaagatatcCTTGTTTTCTTTAAGCTTTATGAACCTGAGAAACGAGAACTACG TTTTGTTGGTCGGCTTTTCGTGAAGAGTTGTAGCAGGCCAGAAGAGATTTTAGCAAAATTGAATCAGCTTGCTGGTTTTTCCGCTGACGAAGAAATTGAACTCTATCCG GAATTAAGGTCTGAGCCTTATATCATGTGGGAGCAGCTTGACAAGAAGATCCCATTTCGATTCAGTCAG ATTCAAGATGGGGATATTATATGCTTTCAGAAATCTACTCCTCATGGAAGTGAAGTATGTAAACATCCTAACATTCCTTCATTTTTCAGATACCTACACTATCGTCAG ATTGTTCGTTTCCGTTTGCTGGAGAAACCGAATGAGGATGATTTCAGTTTAGAATT GTCAAAGCTTCACACTTATGATGATGTTGTGGAGAATTTGGCTCGCCAAATTGGTTTGGAAAATCCCACCAAAATCAGACTCACTGCACCTAACTGCTTATCTCAACAACCTAGGCCCCAACCTATCAAATATCAGGGAGCAGAGCATTTAACAGAAATGTTAACTCATTACAATCAA AGCTCTGATATTTTGTACTATGAAGTCTTGGGCATTCCCCTGCCAGAGTTGGAAGGCCTGAAAACTCTAAAAATTGCCTTTCATCATGCTACAAAAGACGAG GTGGTGATTCACACTATTAGCTTTCCCAAACGGAAAACTGTTGGGTATTTGATTAATGTACTTAAAACGAAG GTAGAGCTGTCTCATCCAAATGTAGAACTCCGAGTGCTTGGCATTTTATATCACAAGATCTACAAG ATCTTTCTGCACTCTGAAAAAATTAGGAATATTCATAAACAGTACCGGACTTTGCGTGTAGAGGAG ATtccagaagaagagaaaaacttgGGTCAACGTGATCGCTTGATTCATGTTTACCACTTCACAAAAGTCACT TCAAAGAAG CATGTACAAACTTTTGGGGAACCTTTTGTCTTGGTCATCCATGAAGGTGAATGTCTAGCTGAAGTTAAAACACGGATACAAAAGAAATTGCGGGTTCCCGATGAGGAGTTCTCAAAG TGGAACTTTGCATTTTTGTCACGTGGTCATCCAGAGTACTTGCAGGATTCCGACATTGTTTTCAGCCGATTTCAG